A DNA window from Luteolibacter luteus contains the following coding sequences:
- a CDS encoding aldo/keto reductase produces MTTPAFTFANGDRMPALGLGTWKAAPGETAAAVTEALRIGYRHIDCAPLYGNEAEIGEALAAAISSGLVKREELWITSKLWNNKHLPHDARPALEKSLADLRLDYLDLYLIHWPIALKPEIEFPTSGADFLSPGDAPLEDTWSAMESFADAGLCRHIGVSNFNVHRLKHLYVRSRIRPEANQVESHPLLSQQMLLDFCGPAGIALTAYSPLGSPDRPARLQRGDDPPLRDAPEILQVAAKHGISPAQVLLAWAVSRGTSAIPKSVNPERLKQNLEAASIRLDEEDMEKIAGMNQFYRFIDGALWAMEGSPYSLEWLWRGHDTE; encoded by the coding sequence ATGACGACACCCGCCTTCACCTTTGCCAATGGGGACCGTATGCCGGCCTTGGGACTCGGAACTTGGAAAGCCGCGCCCGGCGAAACGGCGGCTGCCGTCACCGAGGCCTTGAGGATCGGCTACCGCCACATCGATTGTGCCCCGCTCTATGGCAATGAGGCGGAAATCGGCGAGGCGCTTGCCGCCGCCATCAGCTCCGGCCTGGTGAAGCGCGAGGAACTGTGGATCACCTCGAAGCTCTGGAACAACAAGCACCTCCCGCATGATGCCCGCCCCGCGCTGGAGAAGTCCTTGGCCGATCTCCGCCTCGATTATCTGGATCTCTACCTCATCCACTGGCCGATCGCCCTGAAACCGGAGATCGAGTTTCCGACTAGCGGCGCTGATTTCCTCTCGCCCGGGGATGCCCCGCTCGAGGACACGTGGAGTGCCATGGAGAGTTTCGCAGACGCGGGGCTTTGCCGTCACATTGGTGTCTCGAATTTCAATGTGCACCGCCTGAAGCATCTTTACGTTCGCTCCCGAATTCGGCCCGAGGCGAATCAGGTGGAGAGCCACCCCCTCTTGTCCCAACAAATGCTCTTGGATTTCTGTGGCCCCGCGGGAATTGCTCTCACGGCCTATTCGCCCCTCGGTTCGCCGGACCGCCCGGCGCGGCTGCAGCGTGGCGATGATCCGCCCTTGCGCGATGCCCCGGAAATTCTCCAAGTCGCTGCCAAACATGGCATTTCGCCCGCTCAAGTGCTCTTGGCGTGGGCAGTGAGCCGCGGAACCTCCGCCATTCCGAAATCGGTGAATCCCGAACGCCTGAAACAGAATCTGGAGGCCGCCTCGATCCGGCTCGACGAGGAAGACATGGAAAAAATCGCGGGCATGAACCAGTTCTACCGTTTCATCGATGGTGCCCTGTGGGCGATGGAGGGGTCTCCTTACTCGCTGGAGTGGCTATGGCGCGGGCATGACACAGAGTGA
- a CDS encoding DUF2126 domain-containing protein, producing MAIRVGLHHVTEYRYDREVNLSPHVVRLRPCVHSRTPILAYSLNIEPANHFINWQQDPFGNWNARVVFPEKTRRLSIVVDLVADMTVINPFDFFLEEYAEEFPFNYPPSLKHELSPYLKIRERGPQLMEWLEKIPREKARTIDFLVDVNMRVHQAVGYVIRLEPGVQSCEQTFERGTGSCRDSAYLLVQALRHLGLAARFVSGYLVQLKPDQESLDGPSGPAEDFTDLHAWAEVYIPGAGWVGLDPTSGLFAGEGHIPLSCTPEPASAAPVVGAVDECKTEFVWANEVTRVHEDPRVTKPYSDSEWDSINALGEKVDALLEADDVALTMGGEPTFVSIDDMEGAEWNVSADSPAKRKLALNLLKRLKDVFANGGLLHYGEGKWYPGEPLPRWAYTVLWRKDGQPLWKDERLLADPNSDLGHGIEDARRFAARMIDILGCEPSHLVAGFEDAFYYAWRESTLPTNVDPYSADLDDPLERRYLATLLDRGLSKPTGFALPLEWDAEEETWQSALWTFRRGRMSLVPGGSPMGFRLPLDSLPKAPKEAATESAPLEASPMEPVPSLPVHGAMLPAGRTLQTSTGVAPGAPPAADSGIFKGVPQTAVCFEPRNGKLHVFFPPVTHLEHYLMLLEAVEEVSSTLKLPVIIEGYEMPWDRRVERIKVTPDPGVIEVNVHPVTRWRDLVDNTTTLYEAARLSRLGTEKFMLDGRHTGTGGGNHVTLGGETPDRSPFLRRPGLLRSLITYWQHHPGLSYLFSGLFLGPTSQAPRVDEGRDDRLFELEIAFGELPEAGDPPWMVDRVLRNLLTDLTGNTHRAEFCIDKLYAPGTASGRLGILELRAFEMPPHARMSLVQMLLVRALVAKFWKEPYHRKLVRWGTELHDRFMLPHFVREDLKDVALDLKNSGVPFEASWLEPFHEFRFPVYGRVCHDGVEMEIRAALEPWHVLGEESTSSGTARYVDSSVERVQVKITGMVEGRHVLVCNGRRIPTRPTGRRGEHVAGVRYKAWDPWSAMHPTVGVHTPLTFDVVDTWNRRSLGGCVYHVVHPGGRSYDTFPVNAYEAESRRVSRFWQHGHTPGVVEPASTGGFGYHRVEDRAGGPAVSYTEVPLADPTMDFPLTLDLRR from the coding sequence ATGGCAATCCGAGTCGGCCTCCATCACGTCACCGAATATCGCTACGACCGCGAGGTGAATCTTTCGCCCCACGTCGTGAGGCTGCGACCCTGTGTGCACTCGCGGACTCCGATCCTCGCGTATTCGCTGAATATCGAGCCGGCGAACCACTTCATCAATTGGCAGCAGGACCCCTTTGGAAACTGGAATGCCCGGGTCGTGTTCCCTGAGAAAACCCGCAGGCTCAGCATCGTGGTGGACCTGGTGGCGGACATGACCGTCATCAATCCCTTCGACTTCTTCCTGGAAGAGTATGCGGAGGAATTTCCCTTCAACTATCCGCCGTCCCTCAAGCATGAGCTTTCTCCCTACCTGAAGATCCGGGAGCGGGGGCCACAGCTAATGGAGTGGCTGGAGAAGATCCCGCGGGAGAAGGCCCGGACCATCGATTTCCTGGTGGATGTGAACATGCGGGTGCATCAGGCGGTGGGCTACGTGATCCGCCTGGAGCCGGGGGTGCAGAGCTGCGAGCAGACTTTCGAACGGGGTACCGGCTCATGCCGGGATTCCGCCTATCTCCTGGTGCAGGCCTTGCGCCATCTGGGTCTCGCGGCGCGTTTCGTTTCCGGGTATCTGGTGCAGTTGAAGCCGGATCAGGAGTCGCTGGATGGACCATCCGGGCCGGCCGAAGATTTCACGGACCTCCATGCTTGGGCGGAGGTCTATATCCCGGGCGCGGGCTGGGTGGGTCTGGATCCGACCTCCGGGCTTTTCGCCGGAGAAGGACACATCCCCCTCTCCTGCACGCCGGAGCCTGCCAGTGCGGCACCGGTGGTGGGTGCGGTGGATGAGTGCAAGACGGAGTTCGTCTGGGCGAACGAGGTCACGCGCGTGCATGAGGATCCGCGGGTGACAAAGCCTTACAGCGACAGCGAGTGGGATTCGATCAATGCCCTCGGGGAGAAGGTGGATGCACTCTTGGAAGCGGACGATGTGGCACTGACCATGGGTGGCGAGCCCACTTTCGTTTCCATCGATGACATGGAGGGCGCAGAGTGGAACGTCTCTGCCGATAGTCCGGCGAAGCGGAAGCTGGCGCTCAATTTGCTGAAGCGGCTGAAGGATGTGTTCGCGAACGGCGGCTTGCTCCACTACGGAGAGGGCAAGTGGTATCCGGGTGAGCCTTTGCCACGCTGGGCCTACACGGTGCTATGGAGGAAAGACGGGCAGCCCTTGTGGAAAGATGAGCGCCTGCTCGCTGATCCGAACTCCGATCTTGGCCATGGGATCGAGGATGCGCGCCGCTTTGCAGCCCGGATGATCGATATCCTGGGCTGCGAGCCATCGCACCTTGTGGCGGGATTCGAAGATGCCTTTTACTATGCTTGGCGCGAAAGCACGCTCCCGACGAACGTCGATCCCTACTCCGCGGATCTGGATGATCCGTTGGAGCGCCGCTACCTGGCCACGCTGTTAGACCGAGGGCTTTCGAAACCCACCGGCTTCGCACTGCCACTGGAATGGGATGCGGAGGAGGAAACGTGGCAGAGCGCGCTGTGGACTTTCCGGCGTGGACGCATGTCGCTCGTTCCCGGAGGATCCCCCATGGGTTTCCGGCTGCCGCTGGATTCGCTGCCCAAGGCCCCGAAGGAGGCGGCCACGGAATCCGCACCGCTAGAGGCATCGCCGATGGAACCGGTTCCCAGCTTGCCTGTTCATGGAGCGATGCTTCCTGCCGGTCGCACCTTGCAGACGTCAACGGGCGTTGCGCCGGGTGCGCCGCCCGCAGCGGATTCGGGCATCTTCAAGGGAGTGCCGCAAACGGCAGTCTGCTTCGAGCCACGGAACGGCAAGCTGCACGTGTTCTTCCCGCCGGTCACCCATCTGGAGCACTATCTGATGCTGCTGGAAGCGGTCGAAGAGGTTTCTTCCACGCTGAAGCTTCCCGTAATCATCGAGGGCTACGAGATGCCATGGGACCGAAGGGTGGAACGCATCAAGGTCACGCCTGATCCCGGAGTCATCGAGGTTAATGTACATCCGGTGACTCGCTGGAGAGACCTGGTGGACAATACGACAACGCTCTATGAAGCCGCGCGACTTTCCCGGCTGGGCACCGAGAAATTCATGCTCGATGGCCGCCATACGGGAACCGGTGGCGGCAATCACGTGACACTCGGTGGCGAAACGCCGGACCGCAGCCCCTTCCTCCGCCGCCCGGGTTTGTTGCGTAGCCTGATCACCTACTGGCAGCATCATCCCGGGCTCTCTTACCTTTTCTCCGGGCTCTTCCTCGGTCCGACCAGCCAAGCTCCACGAGTCGATGAAGGACGTGACGACCGGCTTTTCGAACTGGAGATTGCCTTCGGCGAGCTGCCAGAAGCGGGAGATCCACCGTGGATGGTCGATCGCGTTCTGCGCAACCTGCTGACGGATCTCACCGGCAATACGCATCGCGCTGAATTCTGTATCGACAAGCTCTACGCACCCGGCACGGCCAGCGGACGGCTGGGCATCCTGGAACTGCGTGCCTTCGAAATGCCGCCGCATGCGCGCATGAGCCTGGTGCAGATGCTTCTCGTGCGCGCGCTGGTCGCGAAATTCTGGAAGGAGCCCTATCACCGGAAGCTGGTTCGCTGGGGCACGGAGCTGCACGATCGTTTCATGCTCCCGCATTTCGTCCGCGAGGATCTGAAGGACGTGGCGCTGGACCTGAAGAATTCCGGAGTTCCTTTCGAAGCGTCGTGGCTCGAGCCATTCCACGAGTTCCGCTTCCCGGTTTACGGACGAGTCTGCCACGATGGCGTGGAGATGGAAATCCGTGCCGCCTTGGAGCCATGGCATGTGCTTGGCGAGGAAAGCACCTCTTCCGGGACCGCCCGCTATGTGGACTCATCGGTGGAACGTGTGCAGGTGAAGATCACGGGCATGGTGGAGGGAAGGCATGTGCTGGTCTGCAATGGCCGCCGCATCCCGACACGGCCAACCGGCCGCCGTGGCGAACATGTCGCCGGGGTCCGCTACAAGGCGTGGGACCCATGGTCCGCAATGCATCCCACCGTCGGTGTGCATACTCCCCTGACCTTCGATGTGGTGGATACCTGGAACCGCCGTTCACTGGGCGGCTGCGTGTATCACGTGGTGCATCCGGGTGGCCGCAGCTACGATACCTTCCCCGTGAATGCCTATGAAGCGGAGTCTCGGCGTGTAAGCCGTTTCTGGCAACACGGCCACACGCCCGGCGTGGTGGAACCCGCCTCGACCGGAGGCTTCGGCTATCACCGGGTGGAAGATCGTGCCGGAGGTCCTGCGGTGAGCTATACCGAAGTGCCGCTGGCGGATCCCACCATGGACTTCCCGCTGACGCTGGATCTACGACGCTGA
- a CDS encoding PAS domain-containing hybrid sensor histidine kinase/response regulator: MSTSPQTENQLLAENVELRARLQEIEETLRAIRHGEVDALVVDGSSGPQVYILQTSDSESNRFRSDILSKVTDAVVAIDEDFHVIYLNAAAEEQYEVKASEALGQHLKTLYDYRWIREGDKQQAKEALDQTGHWRGENIHILRSGEKIFVESAVSRLYDKDGTPSGLLSVIRNVTGRRVAEAALRDSEERYRTLFETIDEGFCVIEMIFDEDQKPVDYAFVQISPSFVKQTGLGDVVGKRMRDLIPEHEDHWFETYGRVAMTGESARFVNHAKGLNRWYDVHASRFGAAEQRRVAVLFNDITERKLADEALRESERTLAAQAAALRQADRNKDEFLAMLAHELRNPLAPLRNAAEILQTEGVSEDDRARSQTLISRQIENMSRMIDDLLDVSRITEGKIELRKESIELEAILLAAANIARSNCSANGQSFELSLPSEPLFLNADGTRLEQILGNLLGNACKYSGAGSHIVLSAERDDCSGRPQVMIRVRDNGIGIDPQLLPRVFELFVQASRTLDRAHGGLGIGLTIVHRLVKLHGGSIEARSDGLGRGAEFIVRLPVLDGVPASKVHDSEIAPQQRSLRMLIVDDNRDAAETMAMLQGMLGHETRVAHAGPDALVLAGEFIPEVVILDIGLPGMDGFEVARKLREMPSMKDAFLIALTGYGSGNDRQLAKEAGFDEHLTKPADLNLLKRWLLERGRVSAS; this comes from the coding sequence ATGTCCACCTCACCCCAAACCGAGAACCAGCTCCTGGCAGAAAATGTCGAGCTGCGTGCGCGGCTGCAGGAGATCGAAGAAACTCTCCGCGCCATTCGCCATGGCGAGGTGGATGCCCTCGTCGTGGATGGCAGCTCAGGCCCGCAGGTTTATATCCTCCAGACCTCCGACTCCGAGTCGAACCGCTTCCGTAGCGACATCCTCTCCAAGGTGACCGATGCCGTCGTGGCGATCGATGAGGACTTCCATGTGATCTACCTCAATGCCGCCGCGGAGGAGCAGTACGAAGTGAAGGCTTCGGAGGCCCTGGGCCAGCATCTCAAGACTCTCTACGATTATCGCTGGATCCGCGAGGGTGACAAGCAGCAGGCCAAAGAAGCCCTTGATCAAACAGGGCATTGGCGCGGTGAGAACATCCACATTCTCCGCTCAGGAGAGAAGATCTTCGTCGAGTCCGCAGTGAGCAGGCTCTATGACAAGGACGGCACGCCTTCGGGCCTCTTGAGCGTGATTCGGAATGTTACCGGCAGACGCGTTGCCGAGGCGGCTCTCCGCGATTCAGAAGAGCGCTATCGAACTTTGTTCGAGACCATCGACGAGGGCTTTTGTGTCATCGAGATGATCTTCGATGAGGATCAGAAGCCCGTGGACTATGCTTTCGTCCAGATCAGTCCATCATTCGTAAAGCAGACGGGGCTTGGCGATGTCGTGGGAAAAAGGATGCGTGACCTGATCCCGGAGCATGAGGATCATTGGTTCGAGACTTACGGCAGGGTGGCGATGACCGGTGAGTCGGCTCGCTTTGTGAATCACGCGAAAGGCCTGAATCGCTGGTATGATGTGCATGCTTCCCGTTTCGGTGCGGCTGAGCAGCGGAGAGTGGCGGTCTTGTTCAATGACATCACGGAACGGAAGCTCGCCGATGAAGCCCTGAGAGAAAGCGAGCGAACCTTGGCGGCTCAGGCTGCCGCCCTTCGGCAGGCCGACAGGAACAAGGACGAATTCCTGGCGATGCTTGCGCATGAGCTTCGTAATCCCTTGGCTCCGCTTCGAAACGCCGCCGAGATCCTCCAGACAGAAGGTGTTTCGGAAGACGATCGCGCCCGTTCCCAGACGCTGATCTCCCGTCAGATCGAGAACATGAGCCGGATGATCGATGATCTGCTCGATGTCTCCCGCATCACCGAGGGAAAGATCGAGCTCCGCAAGGAGTCGATCGAGCTGGAAGCGATCTTGCTTGCCGCGGCAAACATCGCGCGATCGAACTGCTCGGCAAACGGACAAAGTTTCGAGCTGTCCTTGCCTTCCGAACCGCTTTTCCTGAATGCCGACGGCACTCGCTTGGAGCAGATCTTGGGCAATCTGCTAGGAAATGCCTGCAAGTATAGCGGCGCGGGCAGCCACATTGTCCTTAGTGCCGAGCGCGACGACTGCTCCGGTCGACCACAGGTCATGATCCGGGTGCGGGACAATGGTATCGGGATCGATCCTCAATTGCTTCCCCGCGTCTTCGAGCTCTTTGTTCAGGCGAGCCGGACCCTGGATCGTGCGCATGGCGGGTTGGGCATCGGCCTCACCATCGTCCATCGCTTGGTGAAGCTCCATGGCGGGAGCATTGAAGCCCGGAGTGATGGCTTGGGCCGGGGCGCCGAATTCATCGTGCGCTTGCCCGTTCTAGATGGGGTGCCGGCAAGCAAGGTTCATGATTCGGAGATAGCGCCGCAGCAACGTTCCCTCCGCATGCTGATCGTGGACGACAACCGGGATGCCGCAGAAACAATGGCCATGTTGCAAGGGATGCTCGGCCACGAAACGCGTGTCGCTCACGCCGGCCCGGATGCCTTGGTATTGGCTGGAGAGTTCATACCGGAGGTCGTGATTCTCGATATCGGGCTTCCGGGCATGGATGGTTTTGAAGTCGCGCGGAAGCTTCGTGAGATGCCCTCGATGAAGGATGCCTTCCTCATCGCCCTCACCGGTTACGGCAGCGGAAACGACCGCCAACTCGCCAAGGAAGCCGGCTTCGACGAGCACCTCACGAAGCCTGCCGACTTGAACCTCCTGAAACGATGGCTGCTGGAGCGTGGCCGGGTTTCAGCGTCGTAG